One Manihot esculenta cultivar AM560-2 chromosome 6, M.esculenta_v8, whole genome shotgun sequence DNA segment encodes these proteins:
- the LOC110616784 gene encoding alkane hydroxylase MAH1 — MAIIFGTPDIVAAFLSFLFLFLLLWPWWCSRITNSILIDWPVFGMIPELLYNLSRVHDFATFLLQQSRGTFFFKGPWFSGMDFLLVGDPMNVHHILSKNFANYPKGPEFKQIFEPLGDGIFNSDFDNWSIQRRIFHCLLLKNDKFELAVEITLKQKILQSLLPIMENVSQVDIQDVFQRFTFDNICQLVLGFDPNSLSIEFPQIPYQQAFDDMGETFIYRHAVPGSIWKMQKWLQIGKEKKFKQAWKIFDEFLEQCLTRKREQLSQNCRDQIEGEGFDLLTYFLAEDDDFEATAAKIGIQTKSNKFLRDMAFNLFLAGRDTIGASLIWLFWLVGTHPSVEKKILEEIKENLGEKTNEKRRVFSTEEVRKLVYLHAVICEVLRLYPSVPFEHKVSIEEDILPSGHNVPKNMRILFSFYSMGRMEEIWGKDCLEFKPERWISERGRIKHVPSYKFVAFNAGPRSCLGKELAFIQMKTIVSFVIWNYSLQVVENQSVSPSVSLLLYMKKGLKVRVFKRFGP; from the coding sequence ATGGCTATCATATTCGGGACTCCAGATATAGTAGCTGcctttttatcttttctttttctttttcttcttctatgGCCTTGGTGGTGTAGTAGAATCACAAACTCCATACTCATCGACTGGCCTGTTTTTGGGATGATTCCAGAGCTTCTTTACAATCTCTCTCGTGTCCATGATTTTgccacttttcttcttcaacaaAGCAGAGGCACATTTTTTTTCAAAGGACCATGGTTTAGTGGTATGGATTTTTTGTTGGTTGGCGATCCCATGAACGTCCATCACATTCTAAGCAAGAACTTCGCAAACTATCCCAAAGGTCCTGAGTTCAAGCAGATTTTTGAACCTCTGGGAGATGGAATTTTCAATTCTGATTTTGATAATTGGAGCATTCAAAGGCGGATATTTCATTGCTTATTACTCAAGAACGACAAGTTTGAGTTGGCTGTAGAGATTACTTTGAAGCAAAAGATCTTACAAAGCTTACTTCCAATTATGGAAAATGTTTCACAAGTAGATATACAAGATGTGTTTCAACGATTCACATTTGATAATATATGCCAGTTAGTTTTAGGCTTTGATCCAAATTCCCTTTCTATTGAATTCCCTCAAATTCCTTATCAGCAAGCTTTTGATGACATGGGGGAGACTTTCATTTACCGGCATGCAGTGCCTGGAAGCATTTGGAAGATGCAAAAGTGGCTTCAGATAGGGAAAGAGAAAAAGTTCAAGCAAGCTTGGAAGATCTTTGATGAATTTTTGGAGCAATGTCTTACAAGAAAGCGAGAGCAATTAAGCCAAAACTGTAGAGATCAAATAGAAGGAGAGGGTTTCGACTTGTTAACGTACTTTTTGGCAGAAGATGATGATTTTGAAGCAACTGCAGCAAAAATTGGCATTCAGACAAAATCAAATAAGTTTCTAAGAGATATGGCGTTTAATCTCTTTCTAGCTGGAAGAGATACCATAGGTGCTAGTCTTATTTGGCTCTTTTGGCTTGTTGGAACACACCCATCTGTAGAAAAAAAGATTTTGGAAGAGATCAAAGAAAATCTAGGAgaaaaaactaatgaaaaacgCAGGGTTTTCAGTACTGAAGAGGTAAGAAAACTAGTTTATCTTCATGCAGTGATATGTGAGGTTTTAAGGCTGTATCCATCAGTACCTTTTGAGCACAAAGTGTCAATCGAAGAAGACATATTGCCTAGCGGGCATAATGTGCCTAAAAACATGAGGATTTTATTCTCCTTCTATTCGATGGGAAGGATGGAAGAAATATGGGGTAAAGATTGCTTAGAGTTCAAACCAGAGAGGTGGATTTCAGAGAGAGGAAGAATCAAACATGTGCCATCTTACAAGTTCGTAGCATTCAATGCAGGACCCAGGAGTTGTCTAGGTAAGGAATTGGCCTTTATACAAATGAAAACTATAGTTTCTTTTGTTATATGGAATTATTCTCTCCAAGTGGTTGAAAACCAATCTGTTAGTCCAAGTGTTTCTTTATTACTTTATATGAAAAAGGGTTTGAAGGTTAGGGTTTTTAAAAGATTTGGTCCTTGA